From Halorubrum salinarum, the proteins below share one genomic window:
- a CDS encoding MnhB domain-containing protein translates to MSGTDAGPNGDAETASDGGFGRDRPPREDGRLDSDSRQGTPYTESQVIMPTVKIVAPFAFTYGLFVTFHGAGSPGGGFQGGAIVAAVVFMIAFAFGIEATRQWLANTVVVALAVGGALVFAGIGLVPVALGGAFLQYELLPIPDPVKYGMEGVEILGIGTIVAGVLMGLFFVLAKGFADAGGFADADAFDDEVGGDAEGEASPDAEGESAGSTATTDDGGSDLGAPGPAATDGGEL, encoded by the coding sequence ATGAGCGGCACAGACGCCGGCCCCAACGGGGACGCCGAGACCGCTTCCGACGGCGGGTTCGGTCGCGACCGCCCGCCCCGCGAGGACGGCCGCCTCGACTCGGACAGCCGGCAGGGCACCCCGTACACGGAGAGCCAGGTGATCATGCCGACGGTGAAGATCGTCGCGCCGTTCGCGTTCACCTACGGCCTGTTCGTCACCTTCCACGGCGCCGGCTCGCCCGGCGGCGGGTTCCAGGGCGGCGCCATCGTGGCCGCCGTCGTGTTCATGATCGCGTTCGCGTTCGGCATCGAGGCCACCCGGCAGTGGCTCGCGAACACCGTCGTCGTCGCGCTCGCGGTCGGCGGCGCGCTCGTGTTCGCCGGCATCGGGCTGGTCCCGGTCGCGCTCGGCGGCGCGTTCCTCCAGTACGAGCTGCTCCCGATCCCGGACCCGGTCAAGTACGGGATGGAGGGCGTCGAGATCCTCGGGATCGGCACCATCGTCGCCGGCGTCCTCATGGGCCTGTTCTTCGTCCTCGCGAAGGGGTTCGCCGACGCCGGCGGGTTCGCCGACGCGGACGCCTTCGACGACGAGGTCGGCGGCGACGCCGAGGGCGAGGCGTCGCCCGACGCGGAGGGCGAGAGCGCCGGATCGACCGCCACGACCGACGACGGCGGGTCGGACCTGGGCGCCCCGGGACCGGCCGCGACCGACGGGGGTGAGCTGTAG
- a CDS encoding DUF4040 domain-containing protein: MTGALAAAGPLGAPVVAQVTAVEASLFVFVVLTALFTALARDVLAAVIIFGAYSLGMAALYTFYRAPDVAMTEAAISAGVTTVLLLLTLAKTTRIDHEAAFESVNLPAAGAAGLLFAGLMLTMADIPAVGSADAPIWSNPDVTQWYIAETYAETHVENTVMAVLAAFRGFDTFGEAVVVFAAGIAALIVLHREVFA; the protein is encoded by the coding sequence ATGACGGGGGCGCTCGCGGCCGCCGGTCCCCTCGGTGCGCCCGTCGTCGCGCAGGTCACCGCCGTCGAGGCGAGCCTGTTCGTCTTCGTCGTGTTGACCGCGCTGTTCACCGCGCTGGCGCGCGACGTGCTCGCGGCGGTGATCATCTTCGGCGCGTACAGCCTCGGGATGGCCGCGCTGTACACGTTCTACCGCGCCCCCGACGTGGCGATGACGGAGGCCGCCATCTCCGCCGGCGTCACGACCGTGCTGCTGCTGCTCACGCTCGCGAAGACGACCCGAATCGACCACGAGGCGGCCTTCGAGTCGGTGAACCTGCCCGCGGCCGGCGCGGCCGGCCTGCTGTTCGCCGGGCTGATGCTCACGATGGCCGACATCCCGGCGGTCGGGTCCGCGGACGCGCCGATCTGGTCGAACCCGGACGTGACCCAGTGGTACATCGCGGAGACGTACGCGGAGACGCACGTCGAGAACACGGTGATGGCCGTGCTGGCGGCGTTCCGCGGCTTCGACACGTTCGGCGAGGCCGTCGTCGTGTTCGCGGCCGGGATCGCCGCCCTCATCGTCCTCCACCGGGAGGTGTTCGCATGA
- the mnhG gene encoding monovalent cation/H(+) antiporter subunit G, whose product MTAATLETARVWLVVALTLLGLFFSFVSMVGVLRLPDVYSRAHTASQADTLGAGFGLAAVALTVGLAGAGFKSVLLLFFIFVTNPTAAHAIARAAFEEGIVPWIEGDDRR is encoded by the coding sequence GTGACCGCCGCGACGCTGGAGACGGCCCGCGTCTGGCTGGTCGTGGCCCTCACACTGCTCGGGCTGTTCTTCTCGTTCGTCTCGATGGTGGGCGTGCTCCGGCTGCCGGACGTCTACTCGCGGGCGCACACCGCCTCGCAGGCCGACACGCTGGGCGCGGGCTTCGGGCTCGCGGCCGTCGCGCTCACCGTCGGGCTGGCGGGGGCCGGCTTCAAGTCGGTGCTCCTGCTGTTCTTCATCTTCGTGACGAACCCGACCGCGGCCCACGCCATCGCCCGGGCCGCCTTCGAGGAGGGAATCGTGCCGTGGATCGAGGGGGACGACCGCCGATGA
- a CDS encoding cation:proton antiporter, which produces MSLVDAPLAAGYTLGDFLLVAAAGFAVLAVGMLYRAVVGPTMQDRVLAVNVLGTNTVVILAILGAALGEPTFLDIALVYALLNFLMAIAISKFTVERGGVL; this is translated from the coding sequence ATGAGCCTCGTCGACGCGCCGCTCGCGGCCGGCTACACGCTCGGCGACTTCCTGCTCGTCGCGGCCGCCGGCTTCGCCGTCCTCGCGGTCGGGATGCTCTACCGCGCGGTCGTCGGGCCGACGATGCAAGACCGGGTGCTGGCGGTGAACGTCCTCGGGACGAACACCGTCGTCATCCTCGCCATCCTCGGCGCGGCGCTCGGCGAGCCGACGTTCCTCGACATCGCCTTAGTGTACGCGCTGCTCAACTTCCTGATGGCCATCGCCATCTCGAAGTTCACCGTCGAGCGGGGTGGTGTGCTGTGA
- a CDS encoding monovalent cation/H+ antiporter subunit E, which produces MADGDPPTGQVTDGDAPADAAATATDATAESASAGAVIVPVEPSSTLRSTVAHVAEAAAADGASAIHFVEIASWRNGDPESDERAAAAERVLERVTSWATADLDDSEAEAASEVEVVSAVLGADDYLFGADDYVRVLAEYAEANGADRVVLDPEYTPVGNTTLLQPLEFALSNTPLSVETAPVDRPTRRERFRTEATTGRFVALFGLSLAFYLLLGDPTYWFDLVTGVATAAVVSITLSRVSLDSNPAIPRTPMRIVRGVIYVPVLLFEIVKANLVVARVILDPRLPIDPTLNRMRVIVGSGLPLMTLANSITLTPGTLTVRARDSDLYVHSLVPWAREGLFDGSLERWTRFVYYGRRSARLPTPRERDDVAILQGDEATEELPIAAADGGAVEATEASGEAESTTGASDADGVTDR; this is translated from the coding sequence GTGGCTGACGGCGACCCTCCGACCGGCCAGGTCACCGACGGCGACGCGCCGGCGGACGCCGCGGCCACGGCGACGGACGCGACGGCGGAGTCGGCGTCGGCCGGCGCGGTCATCGTTCCGGTCGAGCCGAGTTCCACGCTCCGCTCGACGGTCGCTCACGTCGCGGAGGCGGCCGCGGCCGACGGCGCCTCGGCGATCCACTTCGTCGAGATCGCCTCGTGGCGGAACGGCGACCCGGAGAGCGACGAGCGCGCCGCCGCGGCCGAGCGCGTGCTCGAACGGGTCACGTCGTGGGCGACCGCCGACCTCGACGACTCGGAGGCGGAGGCCGCCTCGGAGGTCGAAGTCGTCTCGGCGGTGCTCGGCGCCGACGACTACCTGTTCGGCGCCGACGACTACGTCCGCGTCCTCGCGGAGTACGCCGAGGCCAACGGGGCCGACCGCGTCGTCTTGGACCCCGAGTACACCCCGGTCGGGAACACGACGCTGCTCCAGCCGCTGGAGTTCGCGCTCTCGAACACCCCGCTGTCGGTCGAGACCGCGCCGGTCGACCGGCCGACGCGCCGCGAGCGGTTCCGGACCGAGGCCACGACCGGACGGTTCGTGGCGCTGTTCGGCCTGTCGCTGGCGTTTTACCTCCTCCTCGGGGACCCGACCTACTGGTTCGACTTGGTGACGGGCGTCGCCACCGCCGCGGTCGTCTCGATCACCCTCTCGCGGGTGAGCCTCGACTCGAACCCGGCGATCCCCCGGACGCCGATGCGGATCGTCCGCGGGGTGATCTACGTCCCCGTGCTGCTATTCGAGATCGTGAAGGCGAACCTCGTCGTCGCCCGCGTCATCCTCGACCCCCGACTCCCGATCGACCCGACGCTCAACCGGATGCGCGTGATCGTCGGGAGCGGGCTCCCGCTGATGACGCTCGCGAACTCGATCACGCTGACGCCCGGCACGCTCACCGTCCGCGCCCGCGACAGCGACCTCTACGTCCACTCGCTGGTCCCGTGGGCCCGCGAGGGGCTGTTCGACGGCTCCCTCGAACGGTGGACCCGGTTCGTCTACTACGGGCGCCGGTCGGCGCGGCTGCCGACCCCGCGCGAGCGCGACGACGTGGCGATCCTCCAGGGCGACGAGGCGACCGAGGAGCTGCCGATCGCCGCCGCGGACGGCGGCGCGGTCGAGGCGACCGAGGCGAGCGGTGAGGCCGAGTCGACGACCGGCGCGAGCGACGCCGACGGGGTGACCGACCGATGA
- the coaBC gene encoding bifunctional phosphopantothenoylcysteine decarboxylase/phosphopantothenate--cysteine ligase CoaBC: MLDGVNVALGVSGSIAAVKVVELAHELRRQGASVRAVMSPAATDIVHPWAVDFATDEPVVTEITGDVEHVELCGREGWADVLLLAPATANTAGKVAAAVDDTPVTTCATTALGADVPVVMAPAMHEPMYDHPGVLDALDRLESWGVRFADPRIEEGKAKIAAEGDIVTEVARATTPQTLAGTHVVVTAGATKERIDPIRILTNRASGKTGRAVARALYVRGARVTLVQDGPEVPYADVVAVETADEMMAACRRTAATADALVSAAAISDFTADAVGEKIRSGSPLSLDLEPTPKLIDSVREAYPDLPIVGFKAETSGDDAAMVAEAERIRDRVGLAFVVANDASVMGDDETRVLLVGEAGTEPAEATGSKDAVAGRIADRLAATLDASA; encoded by the coding sequence ATGCTGGACGGGGTCAACGTCGCGCTCGGCGTCTCGGGGAGCATCGCGGCGGTGAAGGTCGTCGAACTCGCGCACGAACTGCGCCGACAGGGCGCGAGCGTCCGCGCCGTCATGTCCCCGGCGGCGACGGACATCGTCCACCCGTGGGCGGTCGACTTCGCGACCGACGAGCCGGTCGTCACCGAGATCACCGGCGACGTGGAACACGTCGAGCTCTGCGGCCGCGAGGGGTGGGCCGACGTGCTGCTGCTCGCGCCCGCGACCGCCAACACCGCGGGGAAGGTCGCGGCCGCGGTCGACGACACGCCCGTGACGACCTGCGCGACGACCGCCCTGGGCGCCGACGTGCCGGTCGTGATGGCGCCCGCGATGCACGAGCCGATGTACGACCACCCCGGGGTGTTGGACGCCTTGGACCGCCTGGAGTCGTGGGGCGTCCGCTTCGCTGACCCGCGGATCGAGGAGGGGAAGGCGAAGATCGCGGCCGAGGGCGACATCGTCACCGAGGTCGCGCGGGCGACAACGCCGCAGACGCTCGCCGGGACGCACGTCGTCGTCACCGCCGGCGCGACGAAGGAGCGGATCGACCCGATCCGCATCCTGACGAACCGCGCGTCGGGGAAGACCGGCCGGGCGGTCGCGCGGGCGCTGTACGTCCGCGGCGCGCGGGTGACGCTCGTCCAGGACGGGCCCGAGGTCCCCTACGCCGACGTGGTCGCGGTCGAGACGGCAGACGAGATGATGGCCGCCTGCCGGCGGACGGCGGCGACCGCGGACGCGCTGGTCTCCGCGGCCGCCATCTCCGATTTCACCGCCGACGCGGTCGGCGAGAAGATCCGGTCCGGGTCGCCGCTGTCGCTTGACTTAGAGCCCACGCCGAAGCTCATCGACTCGGTGCGCGAGGCGTACCCGGACCTCCCAATCGTCGGGTTCAAGGCCGAGACGTCGGGAGACGACGCGGCGATGGTCGCGGAGGCCGAGCGCATCCGCGACCGGGTCGGGCTGGCGTTCGTCGTCGCGAACGACGCGAGCGTGATGGGCGACGACGAGACGCGCGTCCTGCTGGTCGGCGAGGCGGGCACCGAGCCCGCGGAGGCGACGGGGTCGAAGGACGCGGTCGCCGGGCGCATCGCCGACCGGCTCGCGGCAACGCTCGACGCGTCGGCTTGA